GGAAATATCAGGAGTACCTCATATTTCAAGAACTAAAAGTTCACTCCGACACCGAGAACATTGTCAATTATCTGGAATTGACAAAAGCCGTAGAAAAAGTATTGGATAGGCTTCCAGAAAAAAGTGCCGAAATCTTTAAACGAAGTCGGTTTGAAGACCAATCGGTAAAGCAGATTGCGGGAGATTTAAATTTAAGCTCCAAGGCGGTAGAATACCATATCACTAAATCATTGAAATTTCTTCAAGAAAACTTGAAGGCTTATCATTATAACTAATCTTGAATTATGACTCTTAAAGAGTTTAACGATTTATCAAAAAAATATCTAGCTGGCAATACCAGCGAGGAGGAGGATAGGTTTCTGAGCGAATGGCAGGAACAGCAGCAAAACGACGAGGAACTACCTTTAAATAAGATAGAGGAGTTTGCGATGGAGAAAAGAATTTGGAAAAACATTAATAAAGGTTTGAACCAAGAAAAGCTATTTACGCTTAAAAGACTCTTCATTGCCTCTGGAATAGCAGCCACTTTACTATTAGCTTTTATTTACTTCTCGCCTGATTTAAATAGCACGAAGGCCACACAGCTTTCAGAAAACAAAAGGCAAGGTATTGAGCTAACAAACACTTCCTCCAAAAAAGAAAAAGTAAAACTGGAAGACGGTACTATAGTAGAACTTTCAGAAAACAGCAGCCTAATTTATGGTAAAGACTTCAACAAATCTAAAAGGGAAGTTTATCTCAAAGGAGAAGCGTTTTTTAATGTAGAAAGAGATGTAACCAGACCTTTTATAGTGCACACAGGAGACTTAACCACAGAAGTGTTGGGCACTAGTTTTAAAGTTAGACACAACAAGAAAACACATAAAGTGGAAGTAGAAGTAGCCAGTGGTAAGGTGTCGGTTTATAATGAAAAGAAGTCAACCAAGAATAAGAAAAACGGCGTTATTATCACACCTAATCAGAAAGTAGTTTTTGATGAAGTTTCTGAAAACATAGAACAGAGTATTGTAAGTAATCCTAAACCCTTGGTAAAAGAAGAAATAGTGGCTAGTACACTAGTTTTCACAAGCATACCTTTAAATAAAGTGCTCTCACAGCTTTCTGTTATCTACGGAATTGACTTTGTTATTAATAACTCAAAATTACAAGAATGTAAAATCACAGCAGATTTAAAGGATTTAACCATGTTTACCCAGCTCGAGCTTATTTGTAAATCGATAGACTCCTCGTATGAGCAGAGAGGGTCTGTCATATTTATAAATGGCGAAGGGTGTTAAAATAAAGCCGAAAATGCTACGAACATTTCCGGCTTAAGTGTACTGTTCATGTTTTGACCGCAGGAACATATACGTTTTCAGTTTCTTAATCATTAAAAAACTTTTTAAAACTATGAAAAAAAAGATACCTATTCCAAAACATCTCTGGAAGTTTATGAAAATCACAGGTCTACAGATTATTCTCTTACTAATTGGTTTAAGTTTTGCCTCGGCAAAAGAATCCAGTGCTCAAGAGGTTTTAGACAGAACCATTACCCTTAGGACCGATAATCTCGAATTAAGAGATGTCCTTAAACAAATAGAAAAGCAAGCAGAAGTTAAGTTTGTATATAGCACTAAAATAGAACCAGGAAGGCTTCTATCTATTGACCTAAAAAAAGCCAAGCTTTCTCATGTACTTGACAATATCCTAAAGCCTGTTTCGGTAGGTTACGAGGTTATAGAAAACAGGATACTACTAAAAAAGCTTTCTGAAGAACAGTCGATTCTAATAACTCTACCAAAGGAAAAGCCCTCAAATCAAGTAACCTTGCTTCAAGTTTCAGGTACTATAAAAGATGAAAACAATTTAACGCTTCCGGGTGTTTCTGTTATTCTGAAAGGTAGCCTTACGGGAACCACCTCTGATGCTGATGGTAAATACCAATTAGCGGTACCTGATGAGAAAGCGACCTTAATATTCAGTTTTGTGGGCTATGTAAGCCAAGAAGTGGTGGTAGGAAATAAGAGCACCATTGATATTACCCTAAACACTGATGTACAAACACTAGAAGATGTAGTGGTGGTAGGTTACGGAACGGTGAAAAAATCAGATTTAACAGGTTCTGTTTCTAGTGTTAAGGCTGAGCAAATAGCAGCTTACCCTGCAGGAGGAATCACACAAGCCCTTCAAGGTAGAGCAGCCGGTGTTCAGATTTCATCAAACAATGGTGACCCAGGTGCCTCTTTCAAAATAAGGGTGAGAGGTAGCTCTTCTATTAATGCCAGTAGCGACCCCATCTTTGTGGTTGATGGTTTTGTGGGCGGACAGTGGCCACCACCAGAAGACATCGAGTCTATTGAAATCCTTAAAGATGCATCAGCAACAGCCATTTACGGTTCTAGAGGAGCTAATGGTGTGGTCATGATTACCACCAAGAAGGGAAAGGCAGGGAAAACACAAGTTAATTTCAATACTTCTTACTCATCACAAAATGAGATTAACAGGCTAGACCTTCTTAATGCCGAGCAGTTTACTGACTACATCCAAGAGATTAACCCTGATTATGTATCACCGGGTGGCAGTACAGACTGGCAAGACCAAATGTTTAGAACTGGTGGGATTCAAAATCATCAACTATCTTTTTCTGGCGGTAATCAAAATCTAAAATACTACCTCTCAGGTTCCATTTTCGACCAAAAAGGAATCATCATTGGGTCTGATTTTGACAGGTACTCCCTTACCAATAACCTATCGTTTAAAATAAACGAAAAAATACAGCTAGGGATGAATATGTTTGCCCAGCGAAGCACCAGAAATGGTATTACAACGCAAGAAGGCTCAGCCGGAGCTGCAGGACTTGGTGTTGTATCATCGGCTTTTAAATTTATGCCTAACCAAGACATCTTCAATCCTGACGGAACATATACCACAGCTCTTTTAGGCGACCCTATTGATAATCCTTATGCTTTGGTAAGAGAACCTCAAAATGAAACTGTTGCTGATAGATTACAGGTAAACTTCTCTGCCGATTTCGACTTATTGAAAAACCTGAAATTCAGAACTACGTTGGGAGCATCTACCAATAATCTACGTTATGCTACATTTACCCCAACAACATTAAATGCAGGAAGAAATGTTGGAGGCAACGCCACCGTGAATGGAAACAAAAGCACCAATGTTATTAATGAAAACTACCTAACATTTAATAAAACCTTCGCTGAAAATCATAATGTAAACATTCTAGGAGGTTACTCTTATCAAAAAACAAACGGTGAAGCCTGGGGAGGAAGAAGTCAAGGATTCATTTCTGATGCTCTTTCTTTTTGGAATTTAGGTGCGGGTTCTGTGTATCAAGCTCCTAACTCTGGAACATCTAGCACGCAGTTATCCTCTTATTTTGGTAGAGTAAATTACGGTTTTGCAGACAAGTATCTTTTTACTTTCACGGGTAGATATGACGGTTCTTCCAACTTTAGTAAAAACAACAAATGGGCATTTTTCCCATCAGGAGCTTTCGCTTGGAACATCATGAACGAAGAATTCATGCAAAACTTCAATGCATTTACCTCATGGAAAATCAGAACTAGTTATGGTCTAACAGGTAATCAAGCCATTAGCCCTTATCAAACTTTAGCCCGTTTTTCTCCTGAACTAAGTATTCTTAACGGAAGCCAAGTTAATGCTGTAAGGCCAACAACTGTTGCCAATGATAACTTAACATGGGAAACTACGGCTCAATTTGACATTGGTACTGACATCAGTTTTGCTAACAATAGATTTACTGTAACAGCCGACTATTACAGTAAAATAACCAGAGACCTGCTCTTTGCCGTTCCTTTGCCTGAATACTCTGGTTTTCAAACTCAACTCAAAAACATAGGAAAGGTTGGTAATAAGGGAGTTGAGCTTGGTTTAGATTCAAAGGTTTTAACTGGCGAATTTAAGTGGGATGTCAATTTGAATATTTCAGCCAATAGAAATAAAGTGCTTGAACTACCAGAAGACACCGATATTCAGTATGCATCAGGTCCTGGGCATATGGTAGGTATAGGTAATACCCAAATACTAAGAGTTGGAGCACCAGTAGGTAGTTTTTTCGGCTGGATATATGATGGAGTCTACCAAGCTGGAGATGAGTTTCTTCCAGGAGGAGGATTTGAGCAAATAGCTGGTGGAGAGAAGTTCAGAGACATTAACGGCATTAAAGACGCAAATGGCGTATTAACCGGTGAGCCTGATGGTGTTCTTAATTCAGATGATAGAGACATTATAGGTGACCCAAACCCAGACTTTATCTGGGGAATTACCAGTAATTTCAATTGGAAAAACTTTGACTTAAGTATCTTTTTTCAAGGCTCTCAAGGAAACGACCTCTTAAGCTTTTCATTACTAGAAATAGAAAGCATGGGTGGCTCATATAACTCAACTACCAGAGCTTTAGAGAGATGGACTCCAACAAATACTGATACGGATATTCCTATTCGCTCGGCAAGCAGAGCACAAAGAGTATCTACTAGATGGGTTTATGATGGTAGTTATGCAAGATTGAAAAACCTTGCGATTGGATATAACTTACCTGCAGGTGTAGCTAATAAATTACACTTAAATAAGCTCCGTATTTATGCGAGTGCTCAAAACATCTTAACATTTACGAAATATCCTGGATATGACCCTGAAGTAAACTATAACTCAGGAGGAAGTGGTAGTAGTTCAAATAGAAATCTTGGTCTGGATTACGGAAGTTATCCAAATGCCAAGTCATATACCATAGGATTAAACATAGGCTTATAAATAGTAAAGACATGAAAAAATTAATAACAATCATATTAATTGGCCTTTTAGTAAACGTAAGTTTCTCTTGTGCCGATTTAGAAGAAAACCCAGTTGGTTTACTTTCACCAGAGGGCTTTTATAGAAGTAAAGCTGATGTAGAAAGTGCTATTTTCGGTGGCTATAGTGGACTGGCTTCTGAAAACATATTTGGAAGACAATTTCAAGGTTCAATCATGTTAAAAAGTGACATGGTAGACATTGGCAACAGAAGTACATCGCCTGAAAGGATTCAAATCAATGACTTTCAAATGGATGATAGCAATGGCATGGTAGCTAGGTTCTGGCCTATTTGGTTCCAAGTAATCAGTGCTGTGAACTCTGCAGAAGCAGGTGCCTTAAGTTTAGATTTGCCAGAAGCCGAAATAAATCCATTAATAGCCGAAGCTCGTTTTGTTAGAGCATTCTGTTATTTCCATCTGGTAAGATGCTTTGGAGACCTTCCTTACATTGACCAATTTGTTAGTGACCCTAGTTCGGTCAAAACTATCAGTAAGACGCCTGAAGCAGAAATTTACAACAAGCTCATTGCTGACATGGAATTTGCAAAGCAATGGCTTCCTGACCAACAGCCAAATGACATTAGAACCAGACCTACAGCAGGAACTGCCGCTAGCTATTTGGCGTCTATATATTTGACGCTGCAGGATTATCAAAAAGCGTATACTGAAGCCAAATTTGTTATTGACAATAAGGATAGGTTTGGATATAAACTTGAATCAGACTTTCAAGACCTTTATAGAGCAGAGCTTGGTGACCAAATAAAAGAAACAATCTTTGCTGTTGACTTTTTGGGCAATATTTCTTCATACCCTGAAAACGATGACAGTATGGGGCCAATGGTAGGAACTAGGCACCCTTTAGCACAAGGTTATGGTGTATTGGTACCATCTATGAAGGTATATGAGACTTGGGATAATCGTGATTACAGAAAAAGAGTAAGCTTTGAGGATACCTTAAAAGTAGATGGTCAAGTGGTACCTTATTCTGAATTTCCAGAACCAAGACCACACATTGCAAAATGGAGAAGATTCCCTGGCAACTCCGGCACAAATGGAAGAACCTCTGACTTCAACTACCCAGACTTCAGATATGCAGAAGTATTACTTATTGCTGCCGAGGCATCAGCAGAAATATCTGGACCAACCGTAGAAGCTTATGGCTACTTAAATCAAGTGAGAGCGAGAGCTAGAAATGAAGCGGGTGTTCAAAACTCATTTCCTGAAGATGTTCCTACTACTTTAAATAAAGCTGATTTTATTGACTTAGTGATGGATGACAGAAGACTGGAGCTAGCTTTTGAGTGGAAACGTTGGTATGATATCAAAAGAAGAAACCTTGGCGAACAGGTATTTAAAGGTGCTAATTCACTAGAACCAAGACCTGAATTTGACGCTAGTAGAGATTATTTTTATCCAATCCCTAGAAAAGAGATTGACCTTAATCCAAATCTAAAACCTCAAAACCCTGGATATTAGTTGGCCTAATTAAAAAAAAAGAAATTTGGTTTAATAAGCAGTATGAATGCCGTCAATTTTGACGGCATTTTTCTTTGTTCAAGTGTTCCCTTCAAAACATTGTTAATAGCACTATTCTTAAGATTCCTTTAAAGAATATCACTTAAGTTAAAATAAAGGAAAATTAAATCTTTTGCCCTTTGGTATTCTTCTAAATTTGCAGACTAAATAGCCGTAAAATTCTATCTGATGAACTTCTTCAACAGTTATAAAAGCAATCTTTTCCTTAATCTTATTCTGGTTTATATTATTTGGGGAAGTACTTACATGGGAGTTAAAATAGGCCTAAACGACCTAAGCCCACTTTTACTTACAGGATTAAGGTTTTTCATTGGTGGAGTTATTCTATTCGTCTTGATTTTATTCCTCAAAAAGCTTCCTACACTAGAAGAAGCAAAGGGAAGTATGCTTATTGGACTATTGCTAACAGGCTTTGGCACTAGCTCTTTAGCTTATGCTATTCAGTTTTTACCATCAGGCTTAGTAGCACTATTGGTAGCTTTATTACCTATTTGGATGTTTCTATTAGACTTTCTTTTCTTCAGCAAAACCAAACCTTCTATTTTATCTGGATCCGGCATGTTGATAGGTTTAGCTGGCGTCCTTTTCCTGTTTAACCCGTTTGGTTTAAATGGCGGTATAAATTCCACTCAAATCTCACCTATCTTCATTGTATTCTTTAGTTCTTTGATTTGGGCATTTGGCTCATTAATGAGCACTAAAACCAAACAAGCCAAAGGGATAGCGGGCTTAAGTTTCCAAATGTTGGCAGGTGGAACTTTCGCGTTCTTGGCATCTATGTTTTTAGAGAGCAATCAAATTGAAGAAATTCAAACAATGTCAAGCTCTACTATTCTTTCTTTAACGTATTTAATTCTTATTGGCTCTTTCATAGGTTACTCCGCATATATCTGGCTTATAAATAATGCTCCGCCAATTCTAACCTCCACTTACGCTTTTGTAAACCCAGTGGTTGCTATTATTGTCGGTTTTTATATTGCCAATGAAGTTCTTGACTCCTCCTCTATCATTGCCAGCGGCTTGATACTTCTTGGCGTAATTTTCATGACTTTAGGGAGAAGAAAGAAAGGTGAATTTTAGATAGTAAAGACAAAAACTCTTCCTAAATCTATTAGCCCTGAAATAGAATTAAACAGCCTGTGCCCCTAGGCTGAACAAAGGAATTGATAAGCCTTCTAAGCAAAAAGGCTTATCAACAAATATTTAATCGAAATCACCCTGCCTCTTTCCTTAAAACCTCTAAAGGTGGACTGTTTAAAACGCTCCTACTATTGCTTAATCCTATCAAAAGCACAATACCCGTAATACCTGGCAATAGCACGAAAAACGGTACCAAAGAAGGCACGAATGGTGCTTTAAACACAAAATAGGCTAATAACTGACTCGCCACCAGCGATAGGAATATGCCAATTCCTGTTCCTAAAATACCTAAATAGAAATATTCTAAAGCGGTAATTTTCAAAATCTGTTTGTTCTTCGCTCCCAAAGTTCGTAGTAAAACACTCTCTTTAATTCGTTGGTATTTACTGGTTCTTACAGAGCCTATCAACACTATAATTCCAGTGAGAATACTAAAAAAGGCCATGAAGTTAATGACCCACGATATTTTGTCAAGAATACCCTGAACCGTTGCTAAAACTTGCCTTAAATCCAAAATAGTGACATTGGGAAAGTTAGAAACCAGCTCTTGTTGAAGACCTGCTGAAATTTGCTCATCAGGAGCATTTGTCGTCATTACCGTAAATTGAGGAGCATTTTCTAACACACCAGAAGGAAAAACCACCGAAAAGTTCAATTGCATTCTTTGCCAATCTACCGTTCTCACACCTCCTATATACGTGTTCATTAAAACGCCTTGCACATTAAAAACCACGCTATCCCCTACTTCTAATTGAGCATCTTTTGCTAAATTATCCGAGATAGAAATCGGAATTAAACCATTGCCCTCTCTTGCCACAGGCCACTTACCCGATTCCATAGATTCGGAAGCGATTAAGGAATCTCTAAAAGTCGTTCTGAATTCATGATTCACTATCCATTTTCCTCTTTTAGAAATCGTATCTTCCCTTATCACATCTGCAGACACGCCATTGATGCTATGCACTCGCATAGTGATAATCGGAATATTATCTAATACTTTCAATTTCTTGTTTTGAATGGCAGCAGCCACCGCTTCCTTTTGAGGGGTTTGAATATCCAAAAGAATCACATTTGGACTATCTTCACTGTTTTCTAAAGACGCTTTTGCCAATAAAATATCTTTGGTAAAGTAAAGTGTACTTATCAAAAAGCTACCTACACCAATGGCCAAAATCAACACCATGGTTTGATTATTTGGCCTAAACAAATTCAATAAACTTTGACGTGCCGTAAATCCCCAAGAATGAGGGAAATACTTTTTAATACCTCTCATAAATAAATAAGAGACACCCGCTAAAATAGAAAAGGTAACTAAAATACCACCAACAAAACCCAAAGCGTATTTCCAGCTTTCAAGAAACCACAGTGAAAACAGAAATATAAAAACCACAATGGCCAATAGCACCAAAGCACTGGCTTTTTGACTGGCAGGGTTTTCATCTTCCTGAACACGTAAAACCTCCAAAGGAGACACAAACCACGTTTTCAATAAAGGTAACAAAGCAAAAAGCACAGACATAAAAACGCCCAAAAGCAAGCCCATTATAATAGGCTGAACGCTAATGCTAATTTCTACATCAAACGGTAATAAATCCTGAATAAATATTGGGAAGAGAGCCTGTAAACCTAAACCAGCCATAGTTCCGATAATGCCTCCTAAGAAGCCCAAACCAGCTATCTGGATAAGGTAAATAAGGAAAGACTGCCTTCTGGTGCCACCTATACATTTTAAAACCGCTACTGCTTTTAACTTCTCTTTAATGTAAATATGTACCGAACTCGCTATACCCACACAGCCCAATAAGAGAGCAATAAAAGCAACCAAGTTTAAGAACTTGGCAAAGTTTTCATAGTTTTTACCCAGTCGCTCACTCACCGAAGTATGCGAATCAAAATCAGCATTATCAGCATCTAATCTTGGGTCTACTTCATCATCAAGAGCATCAATATCTAATTCTGGTGCAGCTTTGAAATAGTAATTATACTCCACACGGCTGCCTAATTGTAATAAACCGGTTGCTTCCATGGCCTCATACGGCAATACTACTGGCGGTGCCATGGTGGTAGAAAAAGCATTACTCCCTGGTGCTGATTTTAGTGAACCAACAATTGGAAAAGTGGTATTGCCAACCTTTACACT
This sequence is a window from Arcticibacterium luteifluviistationis. Protein-coding genes within it:
- a CDS encoding FecR family protein; its protein translation is MTLKEFNDLSKKYLAGNTSEEEDRFLSEWQEQQQNDEELPLNKIEEFAMEKRIWKNINKGLNQEKLFTLKRLFIASGIAATLLLAFIYFSPDLNSTKATQLSENKRQGIELTNTSSKKEKVKLEDGTIVELSENSSLIYGKDFNKSKREVYLKGEAFFNVERDVTRPFIVHTGDLTTEVLGTSFKVRHNKKTHKVEVEVASGKVSVYNEKKSTKNKKNGVIITPNQKVVFDEVSENIEQSIVSNPKPLVKEEIVASTLVFTSIPLNKVLSQLSVIYGIDFVINNSKLQECKITADLKDLTMFTQLELICKSIDSSYEQRGSVIFINGEGC
- a CDS encoding SusC/RagA family TonB-linked outer membrane protein, yielding MKKKIPIPKHLWKFMKITGLQIILLLIGLSFASAKESSAQEVLDRTITLRTDNLELRDVLKQIEKQAEVKFVYSTKIEPGRLLSIDLKKAKLSHVLDNILKPVSVGYEVIENRILLKKLSEEQSILITLPKEKPSNQVTLLQVSGTIKDENNLTLPGVSVILKGSLTGTTSDADGKYQLAVPDEKATLIFSFVGYVSQEVVVGNKSTIDITLNTDVQTLEDVVVVGYGTVKKSDLTGSVSSVKAEQIAAYPAGGITQALQGRAAGVQISSNNGDPGASFKIRVRGSSSINASSDPIFVVDGFVGGQWPPPEDIESIEILKDASATAIYGSRGANGVVMITTKKGKAGKTQVNFNTSYSSQNEINRLDLLNAEQFTDYIQEINPDYVSPGGSTDWQDQMFRTGGIQNHQLSFSGGNQNLKYYLSGSIFDQKGIIIGSDFDRYSLTNNLSFKINEKIQLGMNMFAQRSTRNGITTQEGSAGAAGLGVVSSAFKFMPNQDIFNPDGTYTTALLGDPIDNPYALVREPQNETVADRLQVNFSADFDLLKNLKFRTTLGASTNNLRYATFTPTTLNAGRNVGGNATVNGNKSTNVINENYLTFNKTFAENHNVNILGGYSYQKTNGEAWGGRSQGFISDALSFWNLGAGSVYQAPNSGTSSTQLSSYFGRVNYGFADKYLFTFTGRYDGSSNFSKNNKWAFFPSGAFAWNIMNEEFMQNFNAFTSWKIRTSYGLTGNQAISPYQTLARFSPELSILNGSQVNAVRPTTVANDNLTWETTAQFDIGTDISFANNRFTVTADYYSKITRDLLFAVPLPEYSGFQTQLKNIGKVGNKGVELGLDSKVLTGEFKWDVNLNISANRNKVLELPEDTDIQYASGPGHMVGIGNTQILRVGAPVGSFFGWIYDGVYQAGDEFLPGGGFEQIAGGEKFRDINGIKDANGVLTGEPDGVLNSDDRDIIGDPNPDFIWGITSNFNWKNFDLSIFFQGSQGNDLLSFSLLEIESMGGSYNSTTRALERWTPTNTDTDIPIRSASRAQRVSTRWVYDGSYARLKNLAIGYNLPAGVANKLHLNKLRIYASAQNILTFTKYPGYDPEVNYNSGGSGSSSNRNLGLDYGSYPNAKSYTIGLNIGL
- a CDS encoding RagB/SusD family nutrient uptake outer membrane protein, whose product is MKKLITIILIGLLVNVSFSCADLEENPVGLLSPEGFYRSKADVESAIFGGYSGLASENIFGRQFQGSIMLKSDMVDIGNRSTSPERIQINDFQMDDSNGMVARFWPIWFQVISAVNSAEAGALSLDLPEAEINPLIAEARFVRAFCYFHLVRCFGDLPYIDQFVSDPSSVKTISKTPEAEIYNKLIADMEFAKQWLPDQQPNDIRTRPTAGTAASYLASIYLTLQDYQKAYTEAKFVIDNKDRFGYKLESDFQDLYRAELGDQIKETIFAVDFLGNISSYPENDDSMGPMVGTRHPLAQGYGVLVPSMKVYETWDNRDYRKRVSFEDTLKVDGQVVPYSEFPEPRPHIAKWRRFPGNSGTNGRTSDFNYPDFRYAEVLLIAAEASAEISGPTVEAYGYLNQVRARARNEAGVQNSFPEDVPTTLNKADFIDLVMDDRRLELAFEWKRWYDIKRRNLGEQVFKGANSLEPRPEFDASRDYFYPIPRKEIDLNPNLKPQNPGY
- a CDS encoding EamA family transporter, giving the protein MNFFNSYKSNLFLNLILVYIIWGSTYMGVKIGLNDLSPLLLTGLRFFIGGVILFVLILFLKKLPTLEEAKGSMLIGLLLTGFGTSSLAYAIQFLPSGLVALLVALLPIWMFLLDFLFFSKTKPSILSGSGMLIGLAGVLFLFNPFGLNGGINSTQISPIFIVFFSSLIWAFGSLMSTKTKQAKGIAGLSFQMLAGGTFAFLASMFLESNQIEEIQTMSSSTILSLTYLILIGSFIGYSAYIWLINNAPPILTSTYAFVNPVVAIIVGFYIANEVLDSSSIIASGLILLGVIFMTLGRRKKGEF
- a CDS encoding ABC transporter permease: MQHSKANFKWLLKMAWRDGKASGKRLLLFMASIILGIAAVVSIQSFSKNLKDNIGLQSKALMGADYLIDSKQIPTEGVQAIIDSLKPVGNEVSFASMAAFPSQSANKLVQVRGIGGAFPIYGELETVPVSAAKAYQSGNAALVDATVMLQFDLKIGDSVKVGNTTFPIVGSLKSAPGSNAFSTTMAPPVVLPYEAMEATGLLQLGSRVEYNYYFKAAPELDIDALDDEVDPRLDADNADFDSHTSVSERLGKNYENFAKFLNLVAFIALLLGCVGIASSVHIYIKEKLKAVAVLKCIGGTRRQSFLIYLIQIAGLGFLGGIIGTMAGLGLQALFPIFIQDLLPFDVEISISVQPIIMGLLLGVFMSVLFALLPLLKTWFVSPLEVLRVQEDENPASQKASALVLLAIVVFIFLFSLWFLESWKYALGFVGGILVTFSILAGVSYLFMRGIKKYFPHSWGFTARQSLLNLFRPNNQTMVLILAIGVGSFLISTLYFTKDILLAKASLENSEDSPNVILLDIQTPQKEAVAAAIQNKKLKVLDNIPIITMRVHSINGVSADVIREDTISKRGKWIVNHEFRTTFRDSLIASESMESGKWPVAREGNGLIPISISDNLAKDAQLEVGDSVVFNVQGVLMNTYIGGVRTVDWQRMQLNFSVVFPSGVLENAPQFTVMTTNAPDEQISAGLQQELVSNFPNVTILDLRQVLATVQGILDKISWVINFMAFFSILTGIIVLIGSVRTSKYQRIKESVLLRTLGAKNKQILKITALEYFYLGILGTGIGIFLSLVASQLLAYFVFKAPFVPSLVPFFVLLPGITGIVLLIGLSNSRSVLNSPPLEVLRKEAG